In a genomic window of Streptomyces katrae:
- the fxsT gene encoding FxSxx-COOH system tetratricopeptide repeat protein translates to MTGTGTRQDRDGAAQPQRFVISFAGFNRPWAAWIAHRLEEHGHRVALQRWDPQTGPGITEALDDLARAGGKVLVVLSERYFSAGTHADIQDEEWNTALRTVTAAHPDRFAAVCLTDAPLPSAVAILEKTDLWGLDAYEAEYRVLRRLDLPTDRIGTESGRRGPRFPNDPPEIWGRVPRRNPRFTGRNDVIGRLRDALTEAPPGASTVTLLGLSGVGKTQVATEYAYRFASEYDVVWWVPAEDRPTLRERLADLAPELGLPRGAGSYGEQIRAVLEALRRGSPYHRWLMVFDGCDNPDDLTDLLPSGAGDVIITSRNREWAARHTSLVEVPLYARPESVTFIRRRAHRLTGEEADQLAEALEDYPLALDQTAGWLADSPLGVGEYLGLLQRRLDSHEAVTLSDDYPLPFPTALAILLNNVRENFPDALALLRLFVFFAPGRVPLRLLREFPAEDVPEDLAGIVNDQIRWNAALNKLVQFSVVRLEYSDLSVEEGGGLETVQLHRMVHNIVRENLAEDEADQLSRAVRQVLAAADPGRPTDSRLWPRYAELIPHLEPAGVLTSSNPRIQNFLLHCLRFLILAGEYRTCLRLSEQTDHVWRAMLGDDHDQVRELSYHYGGALRMLGHFRQAEALARQVADRLTAERGDRDLETLRATSTYAGVLLSTAKFDQARALLEHAFNSYRELLGEDDTTTLNAQNNVAVALRLLGRYQEAYDTDLDTLRRRERVLRVRHIATLSSGIGCAMGLRLMGRYREALARQEQGLKLHLQVLGANHPQTLRAEHNLGQCLRRTGDIPGAGARLRSVLERSTRVFGAEFPWTLMVASDYATYLREYGDIEEARRISEEVVRGYQSQLGLAHPYSIGTVGNLGLVLRAQGERTEALNLAEQALVGMRGALGERHPWTLGCALNATGHRNITGRLDSALELSRETLRATQQVLGPDHPMALSAQIALAADLRSVREDTEAAKHEDAGLKALTRTLGPQHVHTVSARQQTRPYWDFEPQP, encoded by the coding sequence ATGACCGGTACCGGTACGCGCCAAGACCGCGACGGAGCCGCCCAGCCCCAGCGCTTCGTCATCAGCTTCGCCGGCTTCAACCGGCCCTGGGCGGCGTGGATCGCCCACCGCCTGGAGGAGCACGGCCACCGCGTCGCCCTCCAGCGCTGGGACCCGCAGACCGGCCCCGGCATCACCGAGGCCCTCGACGACCTCGCCCGCGCGGGCGGCAAGGTCCTCGTCGTCCTCAGCGAACGCTACTTCTCCGCCGGCACCCACGCCGACATCCAGGACGAGGAGTGGAACACCGCCCTGCGCACGGTCACCGCCGCCCACCCCGACCGGTTCGCCGCCGTCTGCCTCACCGACGCCCCGCTCCCCAGCGCGGTCGCCATCCTGGAGAAGACCGACCTGTGGGGCCTGGACGCCTACGAGGCCGAGTACCGCGTCCTGCGCCGCCTGGACCTGCCCACCGACCGGATCGGCACCGAGAGCGGCCGCCGCGGCCCCCGCTTCCCCAACGACCCGCCCGAGATCTGGGGCCGCGTCCCGCGCCGCAACCCCCGCTTCACCGGCCGCAACGACGTCATCGGCCGGCTCCGCGACGCCCTCACCGAAGCCCCGCCCGGCGCCTCCACCGTCACCCTCCTGGGGCTGTCCGGCGTCGGCAAGACCCAGGTCGCCACCGAGTACGCCTACCGGTTCGCCTCCGAGTACGACGTCGTCTGGTGGGTCCCCGCCGAGGACCGCCCCACCCTGCGCGAACGCCTCGCCGACCTCGCCCCCGAACTCGGCCTGCCGCGCGGCGCCGGCAGCTACGGCGAGCAGATCCGGGCCGTACTGGAGGCCCTGCGGCGCGGCTCCCCGTACCACCGCTGGCTGATGGTCTTCGACGGCTGCGACAACCCCGACGACCTCACCGACCTGCTGCCCTCCGGCGCCGGCGACGTCATCATCACCTCCCGCAACCGCGAATGGGCCGCCCGCCACACCAGCCTCGTCGAGGTCCCCCTCTACGCCCGCCCCGAGTCCGTCACCTTCATCCGCCGCCGGGCCCACCGCCTGACCGGCGAGGAGGCCGACCAGCTCGCCGAGGCCCTGGAGGACTACCCCCTCGCCCTCGACCAGACCGCCGGCTGGCTCGCCGACTCCCCCCTCGGCGTCGGCGAATACCTCGGCCTCCTCCAGCGCCGGCTCGACTCCCACGAGGCCGTCACCCTCTCCGACGACTACCCGCTGCCCTTCCCGACCGCCCTGGCGATACTCCTCAACAACGTCCGGGAGAACTTCCCCGACGCCCTCGCCCTGCTACGGCTGTTCGTTTTCTTCGCCCCCGGCCGGGTCCCGCTGCGGCTGCTGCGCGAATTCCCCGCCGAGGACGTCCCCGAAGACCTCGCGGGCATCGTCAACGACCAGATCCGCTGGAACGCCGCCCTCAACAAACTCGTCCAGTTCTCCGTCGTCCGCCTGGAGTACTCCGACCTGTCCGTCGAAGAGGGCGGCGGCCTGGAGACCGTCCAGCTGCACCGCATGGTCCACAACATCGTCCGCGAGAACCTGGCCGAGGACGAGGCCGACCAGCTCTCCCGCGCCGTCCGCCAGGTCCTCGCCGCAGCCGACCCCGGCCGCCCCACCGACTCCAGGCTCTGGCCCCGCTACGCCGAACTCATCCCCCACCTGGAACCCGCCGGCGTGCTGACCAGCAGCAACCCCCGCATCCAGAACTTCCTCCTGCACTGCCTGCGCTTCCTGATCCTCGCCGGCGAATACCGCACCTGCCTGCGCCTGTCCGAGCAGACCGACCACGTCTGGCGGGCCATGCTCGGCGACGACCACGACCAGGTGCGCGAACTCAGCTACCACTACGGCGGCGCCCTGCGCATGCTCGGCCACTTCCGCCAGGCCGAGGCCCTGGCCCGCCAGGTCGCCGACCGGCTCACCGCCGAACGCGGCGACCGTGACCTGGAGACCCTCCGCGCCACCAGCACCTACGCCGGCGTCCTGCTCAGCACCGCCAAGTTCGACCAGGCCCGCGCCCTGCTCGAACACGCCTTCAACAGCTACCGCGAACTTCTTGGCGAGGACGACACCACCACCCTCAACGCCCAGAACAACGTCGCCGTCGCCCTGCGCCTCCTCGGCCGCTACCAGGAGGCCTACGACACCGACCTCGACACCCTGCGCCGCCGTGAACGCGTCCTGCGCGTCCGGCACATCGCCACCCTCTCCTCCGGCATCGGCTGCGCCATGGGCCTGCGCCTGATGGGCCGCTACCGCGAAGCCCTCGCCCGCCAGGAACAGGGCCTCAAACTGCACCTCCAGGTCCTCGGCGCCAACCACCCGCAGACCCTGCGCGCCGAACACAACCTCGGCCAGTGCCTGCGCCGCACCGGCGACATCCCCGGTGCCGGCGCCCGCCTGCGCAGCGTCCTGGAACGCTCCACCCGGGTCTTCGGCGCCGAGTTCCCCTGGACCCTGATGGTCGCCTCCGACTACGCCACCTACCTGCGCGAGTACGGGGACATCGAAGAGGCCCGCCGGATCTCCGAGGAGGTCGTCCGCGGCTACCAGTCACAGCTGGGCCTCGCCCACCCGTACAGCATCGGCACGGTCGGCAACCTCGGCCTGGTCCTGCGCGCCCAGGGCGAACGCACCGAGGCCCTGAACCTGGCCGAACAGGCCCTCGTCGGCATGCGCGGAGCCCTCGGCGAGCGCCACCCCTGGACGCTGGGCTGCGCCCTCAACGCCACCGGCCACCGCAACATCACCGGCCGCCTGGACTCCGCCCTGGAACTCAGCCGCGAGACCCTCCGCGCCACCCAGCAGGTCCTCGGCCCGGACCACCCGATGGCCCTCAGCGCCCAGATCGCCCTGGCCGCCGACCTCCGCTCGGTACGGGAGGACACGGAGGCCGCCAAACACGAGGACGCCGGCCTCAAGGCCCTCACCCGCACCCTGGGCCCCCAACACGTCCACACGGTCTCGGCCCGCCAGCAGACCCGCCCGTACTGGGACTTCGAACCGCAGCCATGA
- a CDS encoding multifunctional oxoglutarate decarboxylase/oxoglutarate dehydrogenase thiamine pyrophosphate-binding subunit/dihydrolipoyllysine-residue succinyltransferase subunit encodes MSPQSPSNPSTTTDAAEGGKNPASGFGANEWLVDEIYQQYLQDPNSVDRAWWDFFADYKPGGAAAPVKSDGPGPGPEKTATTDGASAQAATAPVGIPQAADAATGAAPAVSVPAATTPVSAPSPAPATPSGAPAVTVTPQAPAAAPAAPAPQAPAATTPAQKAAPATEAPQGPELVTLRGPAAAVAKNMNASLDVPTATSVRAVPVKLLFDNRIVINNHLKRARGGKISFTHLIGYAMVQAIKAMPSMNYSFQEKDGKPTLVKPEHVNFGLAIDLVKPNGDRQLVVAGIKKAETLNFFEFWQAYEDIVRRARVGKLTMDDFTGVTVSLTNPGGLGTVHSVPRLMPGQSVIMGVGSMDYPAEFQGTSQDTLNKLGISKVMTLTSTYDHRVIQGAASGEFLRIVANLLLGEDGFYDSVFESLRIPYEPVRWMRDIDASHDDDVTKAARVFELIHSYRVRGHVMADTDPLEYKQRKHPDLDITEHGLTLWDLEREFAVGGFAGKSMMKLRDILGVLRDSYCRTTGVEFMHIQDPKQRRWIQDRIERAHSKPEREEQLRILRRLNAAEAFETFLQTKYVGQKRFSLEGGESVIPLLDAVIDSAAEARLDEVVIGMAHRGRLNVLANIVGKSYAQIFREFEGNLDPKSMHGSGDVKYHLGAEGTFTGLDGEQIKVSLVANPSHLEAVDPVLEGVARAKQDVIGKAGTDFTVLPVALHGDAAFAGQGVVAETLNMSQLRGYRTGGTVHVVINNQVGFTAAPESSRSSMYATDVARMIEAPIFHVNGDDPEAVVRVARLAFEFRQAFNKDVVIDLICYRRRGHNESDNPAFTQPLMYDLIDKKRSVRKLYTESLIGRGDITLEEAEQALQDFQGQLEKVFAEVREAAAQPAGAPVTPAQTAQEFPVSVNTAISQDVVKRIAESQVNIPEGHTVHPRLLPQLQRRAAMIDDGTIDWGMGETLAFGSLLMEGTPVRLSGQDSRRGTFGQRHAVLIDRETGKDYTPLQYLSDDQARYNVYDSLLSEYAAMGFEYGYSLARPDALVLWEAQFGDFVNGAQTVVDEFISSAEQKWGQTSGVTLLLPHGYEGQGPDHSSARPERFLQMCAQDNMTVAMPTLPSNYFHLLRWQVHNPHHKPLIVFTPKSMLRLKAAASKAEEFTSGSFRPVIGDTTVDPNAVRKVVFCAGKVYYDLEAEREKRGITDTAIIRIERLYPLPGAELQAEIAKFPNAAKYIWAQEEPANQGAWPFIALNLIDHLDLAVGADIPAGERLRRISRPHGSSPAVGSAKRHQAEQQLLMNEVFEA; translated from the coding sequence GTGTCGCCACAGTCCCCTAGTAACCCGAGCACCACGACCGACGCAGCAGAGGGCGGGAAGAACCCCGCCTCAGGCTTCGGCGCGAATGAGTGGCTCGTCGACGAGATCTATCAGCAGTACCTCCAGGACCCGAACTCGGTCGACCGGGCCTGGTGGGACTTCTTCGCCGACTACAAGCCGGGGGGCGCTGCCGCTCCGGTGAAGTCGGACGGTCCTGGTCCCGGTCCCGAGAAGACCGCGACGACGGATGGCGCCTCCGCACAGGCCGCCACCGCCCCGGTCGGGATCCCGCAGGCCGCCGACGCCGCCACGGGGGCGGCGCCCGCCGTGTCTGTCCCCGCCGCGACCACACCCGTGTCAGCTCCGTCCCCTGCTCCTGCCACCCCCTCTGGTGCCCCTGCTGTGACTGTCACCCCTCAGGCCCCGGCCGCCGCACCGGCCGCGCCTGCCCCTCAGGCTCCGGCCGCCACCACTCCGGCTCAGAAGGCCGCGCCCGCCACCGAGGCCCCGCAGGGCCCCGAGCTGGTGACGCTCCGCGGCCCCGCGGCCGCCGTGGCCAAGAACATGAACGCCTCCCTCGACGTCCCGACGGCCACGTCCGTCCGCGCCGTCCCGGTGAAGCTGCTGTTCGACAACCGCATCGTCATCAACAACCACCTCAAGCGGGCCCGCGGTGGGAAGATCTCCTTCACCCACCTGATCGGCTACGCGATGGTGCAGGCCATCAAGGCCATGCCGTCGATGAACTACTCCTTCCAGGAGAAGGACGGCAAGCCGACCCTGGTCAAGCCGGAGCACGTGAACTTCGGCCTCGCGATCGACCTGGTCAAGCCGAACGGCGACCGCCAGCTCGTCGTCGCCGGCATCAAGAAGGCCGAGACCCTGAACTTCTTCGAGTTCTGGCAGGCCTACGAGGACATCGTCCGCCGCGCCCGCGTCGGCAAGCTGACGATGGACGACTTCACCGGCGTCACCGTCTCGCTGACCAACCCCGGCGGCCTGGGCACCGTGCACTCCGTGCCCCGCCTGATGCCCGGACAGTCGGTCATCATGGGCGTCGGCTCCATGGACTACCCCGCCGAGTTCCAGGGCACCTCGCAGGACACCCTGAACAAGCTGGGCATCTCCAAGGTCATGACCCTGACCTCGACCTACGACCACCGGGTCATCCAGGGCGCGGCCTCCGGCGAGTTCCTGCGCATCGTCGCGAACCTCCTCCTCGGCGAGGACGGCTTCTACGACAGCGTCTTCGAGTCGCTGCGGATCCCGTACGAGCCGGTCCGCTGGATGCGCGACATCGACGCCTCGCACGACGACGACGTCACGAAGGCCGCCCGCGTCTTCGAGCTGATCCACTCCTACCGGGTCCGCGGCCACGTCATGGCCGACACCGACCCGCTGGAGTACAAGCAGCGCAAGCACCCCGACCTCGACATCACCGAGCACGGCCTCACCCTGTGGGACCTGGAGCGGGAGTTCGCGGTCGGCGGCTTCGCCGGCAAGTCGATGATGAAGCTGCGCGACATCCTCGGCGTGCTGCGCGACTCCTACTGCCGCACCACCGGCGTCGAGTTCATGCACATCCAGGACCCGAAGCAGCGCCGCTGGATCCAGGACCGCATCGAGCGCGCGCACTCCAAGCCGGAGCGCGAGGAGCAGCTGCGGATCCTGCGCCGCCTGAACGCGGCGGAGGCCTTCGAGACCTTCCTGCAGACCAAGTACGTCGGCCAGAAGCGCTTCTCCCTGGAGGGCGGCGAGTCCGTCATCCCGCTGCTCGACGCCGTCATCGACTCGGCCGCCGAGGCCCGCCTCGACGAGGTCGTCATCGGCATGGCCCACCGCGGCCGCCTGAACGTGCTCGCGAACATCGTCGGCAAGTCGTACGCGCAGATCTTCCGCGAGTTCGAGGGCAACCTCGACCCGAAGTCCATGCACGGCTCCGGCGACGTCAAGTACCACCTGGGCGCCGAGGGCACCTTCACGGGCCTGGACGGGGAGCAGATCAAGGTCTCGCTCGTCGCCAACCCCTCCCACCTGGAGGCCGTGGACCCGGTCCTGGAGGGCGTCGCCCGCGCCAAGCAGGACGTCATCGGCAAGGCCGGCACGGACTTCACCGTCCTGCCCGTCGCCCTGCACGGCGACGCCGCGTTCGCCGGCCAGGGCGTGGTCGCCGAGACGCTGAACATGTCGCAGCTGCGCGGCTACCGCACCGGCGGCACCGTCCACGTCGTGATCAACAACCAGGTCGGCTTCACCGCCGCCCCGGAGTCCTCGCGTTCGTCGATGTACGCGACCGACGTGGCCCGCATGATCGAGGCGCCGATCTTCCACGTGAACGGCGACGACCCGGAGGCCGTGGTCCGCGTGGCGCGCCTGGCCTTCGAGTTCCGTCAGGCGTTCAACAAGGACGTCGTGATCGACCTCATCTGCTACCGCCGCCGCGGTCACAACGAGTCGGACAACCCGGCGTTCACGCAGCCGCTGATGTACGACCTGATCGACAAGAAGCGCTCGGTGCGCAAGCTGTACACCGAGTCCCTCATCGGTCGCGGCGACATCACGCTGGAAGAGGCCGAGCAGGCGCTCCAGGACTTCCAGGGCCAGCTGGAGAAGGTCTTCGCGGAGGTCCGCGAGGCCGCCGCGCAGCCCGCGGGCGCCCCCGTCACGCCGGCGCAGACCGCGCAGGAGTTCCCGGTCTCGGTGAACACCGCGATCTCGCAGGACGTCGTCAAGCGGATCGCCGAGTCCCAGGTCAACATCCCCGAGGGCCACACGGTCCACCCGCGTCTGCTGCCGCAGCTGCAGCGCCGCGCGGCGATGATCGACGACGGCACCATCGACTGGGGCATGGGCGAGACCCTGGCCTTCGGTTCGCTGCTGATGGAGGGCACCCCGGTCCGCCTGTCCGGCCAGGACTCCCGCCGCGGCACCTTCGGCCAGCGTCACGCGGTCCTCATCGACCGGGAGACCGGCAAGGACTACACGCCGCTGCAGTACCTGTCGGACGACCAGGCCCGCTACAACGTCTACGACTCGCTGCTCTCCGAGTACGCGGCCATGGGCTTCGAGTACGGCTACTCGCTGGCCCGCCCGGACGCGCTGGTGCTGTGGGAGGCCCAGTTCGGTGACTTCGTCAACGGCGCGCAGACCGTCGTCGACGAGTTCATCTCCTCGGCCGAGCAGAAGTGGGGCCAGACCTCCGGCGTCACGCTGCTGCTGCCGCACGGCTACGAGGGCCAGGGCCCGGACCACTCGTCCGCCCGCCCGGAGCGCTTCCTCCAGATGTGCGCGCAGGACAACATGACGGTCGCGATGCCGACCCTGCCGTCGAACTACTTCCACCTGCTGCGCTGGCAGGTCCACAACCCGCACCACAAGCCGCTCATCGTCTTCACCCCGAAGTCGATGCTGCGTCTGAAGGCCGCGGCGTCGAAGGCGGAGGAGTTCACGAGCGGTTCGTTCCGCCCGGTCATCGGGGACACCACGGTCGACCCGAACGCCGTGCGCAAGGTCGTCTTCTGCGCGGGCAAGGTCTACTACGACCTGGAGGCCGAGCGGGAGAAGCGCGGGATCACCGACACGGCGATCATCCGCATCGAGCGTCTGTACCCGCTGCCGGGCGCGGAGCTCCAGGCGGAGATCGCCAAGTTCCCGAACGCGGCGAAGTACATCTGGGCGCAGGAGGAGCCGGCGAACCAGGGTGCGTGGCCGTTCATCGCGCTGAACCTGATCGACCACCTCGACCTGGCGGTCGGCGCGGACATCCCGGCGGGCGAGCGCCTGCGGCGCATCTCGCGTCCGCACGGCTCGTCCCCGGCGGTGGGCTCCGCGAAGCGCCACCAGGCGGAGCAGCAGCTGCTGATGAACGAGGTCTTCGAGGCGTAG
- a CDS encoding HAMP domain-containing sensor histidine kinase, with amino-acid sequence MGRSGGAGARSGGLRPFSPFSIKTKLGTLVVVSVFITTGLLMVALRTDTEVRFITVFSVIASMLITQFVAHGLTAPLDEMTTVARAISHGDYTRRVSGAGRRDELGDLASTINRMAGDLEAEDRHRRELVANVSHELRTPIAALRAVLENVVDGVSEADPETMRTMLKQAERLGRLVETLLDLSRVDNGVVPLKARRFEVWPYLSGVLKESGLAAAGRPGLASGSGGHTRNDVHLHLDVHPPELTAYADAERLHQVVANLIDNAVKHSPAHGRVTVRARSGDMPGSLALEVVDEGPGIPEAERHRVFERFNRGAAGGGDGGTGLGLAIARWAVGLHGGEIRVAESSRGCRILVTLPGSSAVLS; translated from the coding sequence GTGGGCCGCTCCGGTGGTGCCGGTGCCCGCAGCGGGGGGCTGCGGCCGTTCTCGCCGTTCTCGATCAAGACGAAGCTGGGCACGCTCGTCGTGGTCTCGGTGTTCATCACCACCGGTCTGCTGATGGTGGCGCTGCGCACGGACACGGAGGTGCGCTTCATCACGGTCTTCTCGGTGATCGCCTCGATGCTGATCACGCAGTTCGTGGCGCACGGCCTGACGGCGCCGCTGGACGAGATGACGACGGTGGCCCGGGCGATCTCGCACGGGGACTACACGCGCCGGGTGAGCGGGGCGGGGCGGCGGGACGAGCTGGGCGATCTGGCGTCGACGATCAACCGGATGGCCGGTGATCTGGAGGCCGAGGACAGGCACCGTCGAGAGCTGGTCGCGAACGTCTCGCACGAGCTGCGCACTCCGATCGCGGCGCTGCGGGCGGTGCTGGAGAACGTGGTGGACGGGGTCTCGGAGGCCGATCCGGAGACCATGCGGACGATGCTGAAGCAGGCGGAGCGGCTCGGCCGGCTGGTGGAGACGCTGCTGGACCTGTCCCGGGTGGACAACGGGGTGGTGCCGCTGAAGGCGCGCCGGTTCGAGGTGTGGCCGTACCTGTCGGGGGTGCTGAAGGAGTCGGGGCTGGCGGCCGCGGGGCGGCCGGGGCTGGCTTCCGGTTCGGGCGGGCACACCCGTAACGACGTGCACCTTCATCTGGACGTGCATCCTCCGGAGCTGACCGCGTACGCGGACGCGGAGCGGCTGCACCAGGTGGTGGCCAACCTGATCGACAACGCGGTGAAGCACAGTCCGGCGCACGGCCGGGTGACGGTGCGGGCCCGTTCGGGCGACATGCCCGGGAGCCTGGCGCTGGAGGTCGTGGACGAGGGGCCGGGCATTCCGGAGGCGGAGCGGCACCGGGTCTTCGAGCGGTTCAACCGGGGGGCCGCGGGGGGCGGCGACGGGGGCACGGGGCTGGGGCTGGCGATCGCCCGCTGGGCCGTCGGCCTGCACGGAGGGGAGATCCGCGTGGCCGAATCGTCACGTGGTTGCCGAATCCTTGTCACCCTTCCGGGCAGCTCGGCGGTGCTGTCTTGA
- a CDS encoding response regulator transcription factor gives MEQTHTTHNGAAATPGAQRRVLVVEDDRTIADAISARLRAEGFQVQTAYDGPAAVAAAESWLPELLVLDVMLPGFDGLEVCRRVQAQRPVPVLMLTARDDETDMLVGLGVGADDYMTKPFSMRELAARVHVLLRRVERATQAATAPRGATLRLGDLEIDHAQRRVRVQAEDVHLTPTEFDLLVCLAGTPRAVLSREQLLAEVWDWADASGTRTVDSHIKALRRKIGAERIRTVHGVGYALETPAQA, from the coding sequence ATGGAACAGACGCACACCACCCACAACGGCGCCGCGGCCACTCCAGGTGCCCAGCGGCGCGTGCTGGTGGTCGAGGACGACCGCACCATCGCCGACGCCATCTCGGCCCGGCTGCGGGCCGAGGGCTTCCAGGTGCAGACCGCCTACGACGGGCCGGCCGCCGTCGCGGCCGCCGAGAGCTGGCTGCCCGAGCTGCTGGTGCTGGACGTCATGCTGCCCGGCTTCGACGGGCTGGAGGTGTGCCGGCGGGTGCAGGCGCAGCGGCCCGTGCCGGTGCTGATGCTGACGGCCCGGGACGACGAGACCGACATGCTGGTCGGTCTGGGGGTCGGGGCGGACGACTACATGACGAAGCCGTTCTCGATGCGTGAGCTGGCAGCGCGGGTGCACGTGCTGCTGCGCCGGGTGGAGCGGGCCACGCAGGCGGCGACGGCCCCGCGGGGGGCGACCCTGCGGCTGGGGGACCTGGAGATCGACCACGCGCAGCGCCGGGTGCGGGTGCAGGCGGAGGACGTGCACCTGACCCCGACCGAGTTCGACCTGCTGGTGTGCCTGGCGGGGACCCCGCGGGCGGTGCTGTCGCGGGAGCAGCTGCTGGCGGAGGTGTGGGACTGGGCGGACGCCTCGGGCACCCGTACGGTCGACAGCCACATCAAGGCCCTGCGCCGGAAGATCGGCGCGGAGCGGATCCGTACGGTCCACGGCGTCGGGTACGCCCTGGAGACCCCGGCGCAGGCGTGA
- a CDS encoding sulfurtransferase, translating into MPASASASAFASPPEIPAPLVGTGWLAAHLGRVVVFDASVGAHRGGSGRIPGARPFDLDGHLSDHDAPAPHTMPTAAAFEEALRGLGVGDGDAVVVYDAAGVYSSARAWWMLRAMGFDRAAVLDGGLPAWIAARLPVEAGPAVYDGPRGSFTARPRPGLLVDADTVAGALADPGAVVLDARTRERFAGSAPEPRPGLRGGHMPGALNLPFGELQGPGGLMRPAGELRAAFEALAGERERLYFSCGSGVTACVLALGATLAGYGETAVYDGSWSEWGVPSDRPVATGA; encoded by the coding sequence ATGCCCGCATCCGCATCCGCATCCGCATTCGCATCCCCGCCCGAGATACCCGCCCCGCTGGTCGGTACAGGCTGGCTTGCCGCGCACCTCGGGCGGGTCGTGGTGTTCGACGCCTCCGTCGGGGCGCATCGGGGTGGCTCCGGGAGGATTCCGGGCGCCCGGCCCTTCGACCTGGACGGTCATCTGTCCGACCATGACGCCCCCGCGCCCCACACCATGCCCACGGCGGCGGCGTTCGAGGAGGCGCTGCGGGGGCTCGGGGTCGGGGACGGGGATGCCGTGGTGGTGTACGACGCCGCCGGGGTCTACTCCAGTGCCCGGGCCTGGTGGATGCTGCGGGCCATGGGCTTCGACCGGGCCGCCGTGCTCGACGGAGGGCTGCCCGCCTGGATCGCCGCCAGGCTGCCCGTCGAGGCCGGGCCGGCCGTGTACGACGGCCCGCGCGGCTCCTTCACCGCGCGTCCGCGCCCGGGGCTGCTCGTGGACGCCGACACCGTGGCCGGGGCCCTCGCCGACCCGGGTGCCGTCGTGCTCGATGCCCGGACCCGGGAGCGTTTCGCCGGCAGTGCCCCCGAGCCGCGGCCCGGGCTGCGTGGTGGCCATATGCCGGGCGCGCTGAACCTGCCGTTCGGTGAACTCCAGGGGCCGGGCGGTCTGATGCGCCCGGCCGGGGAACTCCGGGCGGCCTTCGAGGCGTTGGCCGGGGAGCGGGAGCGGCTCTACTTCAGCTGCGGGTCCGGCGTGACGGCGTGCGTGCTCGCGCTGGGCGCGACCCTGGCCGGGTACGGGGAGACCGCGGTGTACGACGGTTCGTGGAGCGAGTGGGGCGTGCCCTCGGACCGGCCGGTGGCGACCGGGGCCTGA
- a CDS encoding DUF4097 family beta strand repeat-containing protein, translating to MAPALHTTSTRLVVTALGAVLLLSGCGLSEVGRPVKTLDADATVSEPVTAVELTGIRSGDVEVTAGSGPGVTVRRVVHYRGGTAPTAGQRVSGGVLKFQDDCEDDCWIDYRLEVPAAAGVRVESSSGDITVQGVARADLTSSSGDIRAERIAGPVKVRTASGRITATGLEGAEADLRAASGDVQAGFVKAPASVSVTTSSGDVGVTAPQGPYRLSVDTASGSRDVRLSSSPDAASRMTVRTASGDIRLSAS from the coding sequence ATGGCACCTGCACTTCACACCACGTCAACCCGCCTCGTCGTCACGGCCCTCGGGGCCGTCCTCCTGCTGTCCGGCTGCGGCCTGTCAGAGGTGGGCCGCCCGGTGAAGACCCTCGACGCCGACGCGACCGTCTCCGAGCCGGTCACGGCGGTGGAGCTGACGGGCATCCGTAGCGGCGACGTCGAGGTCACCGCCGGCTCCGGCCCCGGGGTCACCGTCCGGCGGGTCGTCCACTACCGGGGCGGCACGGCGCCCACGGCCGGGCAGCGGGTCTCGGGCGGGGTGCTGAAGTTCCAGGACGACTGCGAGGACGACTGCTGGATCGACTACCGCCTGGAGGTGCCCGCAGCAGCCGGGGTGCGGGTCGAGAGCAGCAGCGGGGACATCACCGTGCAGGGGGTCGCGCGGGCCGATCTGACCTCCTCGTCCGGGGACATCCGGGCCGAGCGGATCGCGGGCCCGGTGAAGGTCCGTACGGCCTCCGGGCGGATCACCGCCACCGGTCTGGAAGGGGCCGAGGCGGATCTGCGTGCGGCGTCCGGGGACGTGCAGGCCGGCTTCGTGAAGGCTCCGGCCTCGGTGTCCGTCACCACCAGCTCGGGCGACGTCGGCGTGACGGCCCCGCAGGGCCCGTACAGGCTGTCGGTCGACACGGCCTCCGGGAGCCGGGACGTCCGCCTGAGCAGCAGCCCGGACGCCGCGTCGCGGATGACGGTCCGTACCGCCTCCGGGGACATCCGCCTCTCGGCGTCCTAG
- a CDS encoding RidA family protein, with protein MTDIRRTVSSGSPLEPRIGFSRAVRVGRHVAVAGTAPIGDDGSTVGPGDVHAQTVRCLDIAQRALEEAGASLEHTVRTRIMLTDITRWEEAARAHGERFAGIRPAATFVEVSRFIDPAWLVEVELDAILDED; from the coding sequence ATGACAGACATACGACGAACCGTCAGCTCGGGCTCCCCGCTGGAACCCCGGATCGGCTTCTCGCGCGCGGTGCGCGTAGGGCGGCACGTGGCCGTCGCGGGCACGGCGCCCATCGGGGACGACGGCTCCACCGTCGGCCCGGGCGACGTCCACGCCCAGACGGTGCGGTGCCTCGACATCGCCCAGCGGGCCCTGGAGGAGGCGGGCGCCTCGCTGGAGCACACCGTCCGGACGCGGATCATGCTGACCGACATCACCCGCTGGGAAGAGGCCGCGCGGGCCCACGGCGAGCGCTTCGCCGGCATCCGCCCGGCGGCCACCTTCGTGGAGGTGTCCCGCTTCATCGACCCCGCCTGGCTGGTCGAGGTGGAACTCGACGCGATCCTCGACGAGGACTAG